A genomic window from Sphingobacterium spiritivorum includes:
- a CDS encoding quinone-dependent dihydroorotate dehydrogenase, with translation MYKLIKPFFFSMNPESAHHTVTGGLQTFTKIWGAKSLLKSIYTVEDKRLEREVFGLKFKNPVGLAAGFDKNGEYIDEMVNFGFGFIEIGTVTPRPQPGNDKPRMFRLVSDKALINRMGFNNQGADVAAGRLRHLKQRGNIIIGGNIGKNKVTPNEDAVLDYIYCFKALFDYVDYFVVNVSSPNTPGLRDLQEKEPLMNILRQLMDINNKDGVSKPILLKIAPDLTDSQLDDIVEIVQETKIAGVIATNTTISRDGLQSDPNLVKETGGVSGKPLTNRSTEVIRYLADKSGRSFPIIGVGGIHSAQDAIEKLDAGASLIQVYTGFIYEGPGLISDICKGILKAGK, from the coding sequence ATGTACAAACTGATCAAACCATTTTTCTTCTCCATGAATCCTGAATCTGCCCATCACACCGTAACGGGAGGATTGCAGACGTTCACGAAAATATGGGGAGCCAAATCCTTATTGAAATCTATTTATACAGTAGAGGACAAACGCCTGGAACGTGAAGTATTCGGATTGAAATTTAAAAATCCGGTCGGTCTGGCGGCAGGTTTTGACAAAAATGGAGAATATATTGATGAAATGGTCAACTTTGGTTTCGGTTTTATAGAAATCGGTACCGTTACACCCAGACCTCAGCCCGGCAATGATAAGCCGCGTATGTTTCGATTGGTATCTGATAAAGCACTTATAAACCGTATGGGCTTCAACAATCAGGGGGCAGATGTTGCTGCCGGCAGATTGAGGCACCTCAAACAACGCGGTAATATTATTATCGGCGGGAATATCGGTAAGAATAAAGTAACTCCGAATGAAGATGCTGTGCTGGATTATATTTACTGTTTCAAAGCCCTGTTTGACTATGTAGATTACTTTGTGGTGAATGTCAGTTCGCCGAATACACCCGGACTGCGTGATCTGCAGGAGAAGGAGCCGTTGATGAATATTCTGCGTCAGTTGATGGATATCAATAATAAAGATGGAGTTTCCAAACCTATTCTTCTGAAGATTGCTCCGGATCTTACGGATAGTCAGCTGGACGATATTGTGGAGATTGTACAGGAAACTAAAATTGCAGGTGTTATTGCGACAAATACTACTATATCGAGAGATGGATTACAAAGTGACCCGAATCTGGTCAAAGAAACCGGAGGAGTGAGCGGAAAGCCGCTGACAAACCGTTCTACGGAGGTCATCAGATACCTTGCTGATAAATCCGGCCGTTCCTTTCCGATAATAGGGGTAGGGGGCATACATTCGGCTCAGGACGCGATTGAGAAACTGGATGCCGGAGCCAGTCTGATACAGGTGTATACCGGATTTATATATGAAGGGCCGGGATTGATCTCTGATATCTGTAAGGGAATACTCAAAGCCGGGAAGTAA